Proteins from a genomic interval of Medicago truncatula cultivar Jemalong A17 chromosome 3, MtrunA17r5.0-ANR, whole genome shotgun sequence:
- the LOC11420447 gene encoding glutamate-1-semialdehyde 2,1-aminomutase, chloroplastic: MAASGIAGLTLLNCFSSSSARCRTRSLTMAVSTDQKPSTEKLTLRKSEEAFAAAKELMPGGVNSPVRAFKSVGGQPIIIDSVKGARMWDIDGNQYIDYVGSWGPAIIGHADDQVLAALAETMKKGTSFGAPCLLENTLAEMVISAVPSIEMVRFVNSGTEACMGALRLARAYTGKEKIIKFEGCYHGHADPFLVKAGSGVATLGLPDSPGVPKAATNETLTAPFNDFAAVEKIFEANKGEIAVVFLEPVVGNSGFITPKPDFLSSLRKITKENNALLVFDEVMTGFRLSYGGAQEYFGITPDITTLGKIIGGGLPVGAYGGRRDIMETVAPAGPMYQAGTLSGNPLAMTAGIETLKRIKEPGTYEYLDKITGELVQGIVEAGKRAGHAICGGHINGMFGFFFTEGPVYNFTDAKKSDTAKFAKFFWGMLAEGVYLAPSQFEAGFTSLAHTSDDIKKTIAAAEKVFREI, from the exons ATGGCTGCTTCGGGTATTGCAGGGCTTACCCTTCTCAATtgcttctcttcttcttcagcGAGATGTCGAACTCGTTCTTTGACTATGGCTGTTTCCACCGACCAGAAGCCCAGCACCGAAAAACTCACTCTCCGCAAATCTGAAGAAGCTTTCGCCGCTGCAAAG GAATTGATGCCTGGAGGTGTGAACTCTCCTGTTCGTGCTTTCAAATCAGTTGGTGGACAACCCATTATCATTGATTCCGTCAAAGGTGCTCGAATGTGGGACATTGATGGCAACCAATACATTGACTATGTTGGTTCTTGGGGTCCTGCAATTATTGGTCACGCTGATGATCAG GTACTCGCCGCTCTTGCTGAGACAATGAAGAAAGGAACCAGCTTTGGTGCACCTTGTCTTCTTGAAAACACTCTAGCTGAGATGGTTATCTCTGCTGTTCCCAGCATTGAAATGGTCAGATTTGTCAATTCCGGCACAGAAGCATGTATGGGTGCACTCCGCCTTGCACGTGCTTATACCGGCAAAGAGAAGATCATCAAGTTTGAGGGATGTTATCACGGCCATGCTGATCCTTTTCTTGTTAAGGCAGGCAGTGGAGTTGCCACCCTAGGACTTCCTGATTCCCCTGGTGTTCCTAAAGCTGCCACCAATGAAACCCTTACAGCCCCCTTCAATGACTTTGCTGCTGTTGAGAAGATCTTTGAAGCCAACAAAGGAGAGATAGCTGTAGTCTTCCTCGAACCTGTTGTTGGAAATTCGGGTTTCATTACTCCTAAACCTGATTTCCTTAGTTCCTTGCGCAAAATCACCAAGGAGAACAATGCCCTTCTCGTGTTTGATGAAGTTATGACTGGATTTCGTTTGTCGTATGGAGGTGCTCAAGAATACTTTGGCATAACTCCTGATATAACAACTCTGGGGAAGATCATTGGAGGGGGTTTGCCAGTAGGTGCATATGGAGGTAGGAGAGATATTATGGAGACGGTGGCTCCGGCTGGACCTATGTACCAGGCTGGGACGTTGAGTGGGAACCCTTTGGCAATGACTGCCGGCATAGAAACTCTGAAGCGTATTAAGGAGCCAGGAACTTATGAATACTTGGACAAAATTACAGGTGAGCTTGTTCAAGGCATTGTTGAAGCTGGTAAGAGAGCAGGGCATGCAATATGTGGTGGGCATATAAATGGGATGTTTGGGTTTTTCTTCACAGAAGGACCTGTGTACAATTTCACAGATGCAAAAAAGAGTGACACTGCCAAGTTTGCTAAGTTCTTCTGGGGTATGTTAGCAGAAGGTGTCTATTTGGCACCTTCACAGTTTGAAGCTGGGTTCACCAGCTTGGCACATACTTCTGATGACATCAAGAAGACCATTGCTGCTGCTGAGAAGGTCTTTAGGGAGATCTGA
- the LOC11421538 gene encoding uncharacterized protein isoform X1 encodes MEEIGTSTTAEKKAMLRPSLKSDSEFNNYQLWKQKLRENCFKRVRQDRSRLLWKCRLSSSDDESSRLLHNQDELDIVFRDIVSDELNKINNDDNDLLWNDDLKAAHEGDCQDILLEMQNLFYQDLDSHIDTWEDEVDHYLARAVYDHMHLNPDNNTNNKTFGEQIWCPLCKQGQLKDTHNLIYCTRCKLQLTKADELTLDFLRDRLAEVHMEHLDRGCRLKPRFCIKTKFNLTALYIVCEGCDTFEVVI; translated from the exons ATGGAGGAAATAGGCACATCAACAACAGCAGAGAAGAAGGCGATGTTGCGGCCGTCTTTAAAATCCGATTCTGAATTCAACAATTACCAACTCTGGAAACAAAAG TTGAGGGAGAATTGCTTCAAAAGGGTTCGACAAGACAGAAGCAGATTGCTTTGGAAATGTAGGCTCTCTTCCTCCGATGATGAATCCTCTCGTCTTCTTCATAATCAGGATGAGTTGGATATCGTGTTCCGTGATATTGTATCTGATGAATTGAATAAGATCAATAATGATGACAATGATCTTTTATGGAACGATGACCTCAAAGCAGCTCATGAGGGTGATTGCCAAGACATTCTTCTTGAAATGCAAAACTTATTTTATCAAGACCTCGATTCTCATATTGATACTTGGGAAGATGAAGTTGATCACTACTTGGCTCGTGCTGTTTATGACCATATGCATCTAAATCCagataataatactaataataag ACATTTGGAGAACAAATTTGGTGTCCTCTTTGTAAGCAAGGACAGCTCAAAGACACTCACAATCTCATCTACTGCACTCGTTGTAAACTTCAACTAACCAAAGCTGACGAG CTTACTTTGGACTTTTTGCGAGACCGGCTTGCCGAAGTCCATATGGAGCATCTTGACAGAGGCTGCAGATTGAAACCCAGATTTTGTATAAagacaaaatttaatttaactgCATTATACATTGTGTGTGAAGGTTGTGATACATTCGAGGTTGTAATTTAA
- the LOC11421538 gene encoding uncharacterized protein isoform X2, whose amino-acid sequence MEEIGTSTTAEKKAMLRPSLKSDSEFNNYQLWKQKLRENCFKRVRQDRSRLLWKCRLSSSDDESSRLLHNQDELDIVFRDIVSDELNKINNDDNDLLWNDDLKAAHEGDCQDILLEMQNLFYQDLDSHIDTWEDEVDHYLARAVYDHMHLNPDNNTNNKTFGEQIWCPLCKQGQLKDTHNLIYCTRCKLQLTKADESCSSEISAYFGLFARPACRSPYGAS is encoded by the exons ATGGAGGAAATAGGCACATCAACAACAGCAGAGAAGAAGGCGATGTTGCGGCCGTCTTTAAAATCCGATTCTGAATTCAACAATTACCAACTCTGGAAACAAAAG TTGAGGGAGAATTGCTTCAAAAGGGTTCGACAAGACAGAAGCAGATTGCTTTGGAAATGTAGGCTCTCTTCCTCCGATGATGAATCCTCTCGTCTTCTTCATAATCAGGATGAGTTGGATATCGTGTTCCGTGATATTGTATCTGATGAATTGAATAAGATCAATAATGATGACAATGATCTTTTATGGAACGATGACCTCAAAGCAGCTCATGAGGGTGATTGCCAAGACATTCTTCTTGAAATGCAAAACTTATTTTATCAAGACCTCGATTCTCATATTGATACTTGGGAAGATGAAGTTGATCACTACTTGGCTCGTGCTGTTTATGACCATATGCATCTAAATCCagataataatactaataataag ACATTTGGAGAACAAATTTGGTGTCCTCTTTGTAAGCAAGGACAGCTCAAAGACACTCACAATCTCATCTACTGCACTCGTTGTAAACTTCAACTAACCAAAGCTGACGAG TCTTGTTCTTCCGAGATTTCAGCTTACTTTGGACTTTTTGCGAGACCGGCTTGCCGAAGTCCATATGGAGCATCTTGA
- the LOC11414318 gene encoding uncharacterized protein: protein MMLENPQAQPPESGPVVVKRYAPPNQRNRSINNRRKSSSDRLDRSNSVGSDIEKNQVASSKNIQVTDHGHASSSNIFNENHYSRFIALQGCSSSAASQLLSDRWTAVIQSYNNPKDSSEKPVMYSGGTSVWTQFRLPHQIMSPAASASSSVSQLDFLGELRRQMHSANPSFST, encoded by the exons ATGATGCTAGAAAACCCTCAAGCTCAGCCACCGGAATCTGGTCCTGTGGTGGTGAAGCGCTATGCTCCACCCAATCAAAGGAACCGTTCTATCAATAATAGGCGCAAATCTTCATCTG ATCGGCTTGATCGATCAAACAGTGTTGGCAGTGATATAGAAAAGAATCAagttgcttcttcaaaaaacattCAAGTTACAGATCACGGACATGCTAGCAGCagtaatatttttaatgagAACCATTATTCAAGATTCATTGCTTTACAAGGTTGTAGTAGCAGTGCAGCTTCCCAGCTTCTTAGTGATC GTTGGACAGCTGTAATACAGTCCTACAACAATCCCAAAGATTCATCTG AAAAACCAGTTATGTATTCTGGTGGGACCTCAGTTTGGACTCAGTTCAGACTCCCTCATCAG ATTATGTCACCAGCTGCGAGTGCGTCCTCTTCTGTGTCACAGCTTGACTTTCTGGGAGAACTTCGTCGCCAAATGCACAGTGCCAATCCTAGTTTCAGCACATGA
- the LOC11421539 gene encoding protein mago nashi homolog produces the protein MGSEEENAEFYLRYYVGHKGKFGHEFLEFEFRPDGKLRYANNSNYKNDTIIRKEVYLTPAVLRECRRIISDSEIMKEDDNNWPEPDRVGRQELEIVMGNEHISFTTSKIGSLVDVQSSADPEGLRIFYYLVQDLKCFVFSLISLHFKIKPI, from the exons ATGGGAAGCGAAGAAGAGAATGCAGAGTTCTACTTGAGATACTACGTTGGTCATAAGGGTAAATTCGGACATGAATTTTTGGAGTTTGAGTTCCGTCCAGATGGTAAGCTTCGTTATGCTAACAATTCCAATTACAAAAACGATACAATCATTCGTAAGGAGGTTTATCTTACTCCTGCTGTTCTTCGTGAGTGTCGTCGTATCATTTCTGACAGCGAG ATTATGAAGGAAGATGATAACAACTGGCCAGAACCAGACCGTGTTGGTCGTCAGGAACTTGAGATTGTGATGGGGAATGAGCATATCTCCTTTACTACTTCCAAGATTGGTTCTCTTGTTGATGTTCAAAGCAGTGCTGATCCTGAAGGCCTTCGCATCTTTTACTATCTTGTTCAG GATTTGAAGTGCTTTGTCTTCTCTCTTATTTCACTTCACTTCAAGATCAAGCCTATATAA
- the LOC11414319 gene encoding DEAD-box ATP-dependent RNA helicase 50 — MKMVVVAQGVCGKALLFGIGVGVRPRRPTKQFVFFVSSNSKDKTTSFGRLKVEKVNALIHRTKQNTTKRKQLLQPEDEDEDNSASATATTRRQQQQQQQQHTHSRVGWGDNRVSSKSLALASEDTNFFSLKSFKGIGCADFMIESLHNLSLTRPSNIQAMSFPPVIAGKSCIIADQSGSGKTLAYLVPIIQRLRQQELQGLHKSSSQSPTLLILAPTAELASQVFHNCRSISKSGVVPFKSMLVTGGFRQKTQLDTLNQGVDVLIATPGRFLFLINQGFLHLTNLTCAVLDEVDILFGDEDFEKALQCLISSSPVDTQYLFVTATLPKNVYSKLVEVFPDCEMVMGPSMHRINSRLEEIIVDCSGEDGQEKTLDTAFLNKKAALLQLAEKNRVPRTIVFCNKIETCRKVENALNRFDRKGIRMQVLPFHAAMTQESRLASMKEFTRSPPKELSQFMVCTDRASRGIDFTRVDHVILFDYPRDPSEYVRRVGRTARGARGQGKAFIFVVGKQVSLARKVMERNRKGHPLHDVPSAYEY, encoded by the exons ATGAAAATGGTGGTGGTTGCGCAAGGTGTTTGTGGTAAAGCGTTGCTGTTTGGCATCGGAGTTGGAGTGAGACCCAGAAGACCCACTAAACAGTTTGTCTTCTTCGTTTCTTCTAATTCGAAAGACAAAACCACGAGTTTCGGAAGACTAAAAGTTGAGAAAGTGAATGCTCTCATCCACAGAACCAAGCAAAACACCACAAAACGCAAACAACTACTACAAccagaagatgaagatgaagacaaTTCTGCATCTGCAACTGCAACAacacgacgacaacaacaacaacaacaacaacaacacactcATTCGAGAGTTGGATGGGGAGACAATAGGGTTAGCAGTAAATCATTGGCGTTGGCTTCGGAGGACACCAACTTTTTCAGTCTAAAATCATTTAAAGGCATTGGATGCGCTGATTTCATGATTGAATCTCTCCATAACCTCTCTTTAACTCGCCCTTCCAACATACAGGCCATGTCATTTCCTCCTGTTATTGCCGGTAAGTCTTGTATCATTGCTGACCAGAGTGGTTCTGGAAAGACATTAGCTTATCTTGTACCAATCATTCAACGTCTCAGACAACAAGAACTACAAGGACTTCATAAATCATCTTCACAATCTCCTACTCTTCTTATACTCGCACCCACTGCTGAGTTAGCTTCTCAGGTCTTCCATAATTGTCGATCAATCTCTAAATCTGGTGTTGTTCCATTCAAATCTATGCTTGTCACTGGTGGCTTCCGACAAAAAACTCAACTCGATACTTTAAACCAGGGCGTTGATGTCTTAATAGCTACACCTGGCCGTTTTCTCTTCCTCATCAACCAAGGCTTCTTGCACTTAACAAATCTAACATG TGCTGTCTTGGATGAGGTTGATATCCTCTTTGGCGATGAGGACTTCGAAAAGGCTCTTCAATGCTTGATTAGTTCTTCACCGGTGGACACacaatatttatttgtaacTGCTACTTTACCAAAAAATGTTTACAGCAAACTGGTTGAAGTTTTTCCTGATTGTGAAATGGTCATGGGACCTAGTATGCATCGAATAAATTCTCGCCTTGAAGAG ATAATAGTAGATTGTAGTGGGGAAGATGGACAAGAAAAAACTCTCGACACAGCATTTTTGAACAAGAAAGCTGCTCTTCTGCAGCTTGCGGAGAAGAATCGCGTCCCAAGAACTATTGTTTTCTGCAACAAA ATTGAAACATGCAGAAAAGTTGAAAATGCATTAAACCGTTTTGATAGAAAGGGAATTCGCATGCAAGTTCTACCTTTCCATGCTGCCATGACACAAGAATCGCGGCTTGCTAGTATGAAAGAGTTTACACGTTCTCCACCAAAAGAACTGTCCCAGTTTATGGTTTGCACGGACAG AGCTTCACGGGGAATTGACTTCACTAGAGTGGATCATGTAATACTTTTTGACTATCCACGTGATCCAAGTGAATATGTACGGCGTGTTGGAAGAACAGCCAGAGGTGCCAGGGGACAGGGCAAGGCATTTATCTTTGTTGTTGGCAAGCAAGTATCCCTTGCACGAAAAGTAATGGAAAGAAATCGGAAGGGTCATCCACTGCATGATGTACCTTCGGCTTATGAGTATTGA
- the LOC11429307 gene encoding histone chaperone ASF1B encodes MSAVNITNVTVLDNPASFLNPFQFEISYECLAALKDDLEWKLIYVGSAEDETYDQLLESVLVGPVNVGNYRFVLQADPPDPSKIREEDIIGVTVLLLTCSYLGQEFIRVGYYVNNDYDDEQLREEPPTKVLTDRVQRNILSDKPRVTKFPINFHPENNENEEQPPPSEQQPETGEEEDPLAAPDTIPPNEGGS; translated from the exons atgaGCGCGGTGAATATCACGAACGTGACGGTCCTCGACAATCCAGCTTCGTTTCTCAATCCCTTTCAGTTCGAGATTTCCTATGAGTGTTTGGCCGCTCTCAAAGATG ATTTGGAATGGAAGCTCATCTATGTTGGATCTGCTGAGGATGAGACTTATGACCAGTTATTGGAGAGTGTCCTTGTTGGTCCTGTCAATGTTGGAAACTATCGCTTTGTTTTACAG GCAGATCCACCAGACCCATCCAAGATTCGTGAAGAAGATATCATTGGTGTTACAGTGCTTCTACTCACCTGCTCTTATTTGGGTCAAGAGTTCATTCGTGTTGGCTACTATGTCAACAATGACTATGACGACGAGCAGCTCAGAGAGGAACCTCCAACCAAGGTTTTAACAGATAGGGTTCAAAGGAACATCTTATCTGATAAACCAAGGGTCACTAAGTTCCCCATCAATTTCCATCCTGAGAACaatgaaaatgaagaacaaCCCCCTCCCTCCGAGCAACAACCTGAAactggagaagaagaagatccACTTGCTGCACCGGATACCATTCCCCCAAATGAGGGGGGTTCTTAA